From Pulveribacter suum, a single genomic window includes:
- a CDS encoding DUF2478 domain-containing protein — MTIADTPARLAAIVHEDGGSREADALLAAFARSLAREGWRVGGVVHERRTDARGRKGMYLVDLAGGREFCISQDLGPLSRACCVDPAGVAQAAGVLRQALAERPALAIVNRFGELEAGGGGFVAELAALVGANVLVLTAVARKHLAAWRRFTGGEGVELPAQALALGSWFSAAARRGEGA; from the coding sequence ATGACCATTGCCGACACCCCCGCCCGGCTGGCGGCCATCGTCCACGAGGACGGCGGCTCGCGCGAGGCCGATGCCCTGCTGGCCGCCTTCGCCCGCTCGCTGGCGCGCGAGGGATGGCGCGTGGGCGGTGTGGTGCACGAGCGCCGCACCGATGCGCGCGGCCGCAAGGGCATGTACCTCGTCGACCTGGCGGGCGGGCGCGAGTTCTGCATCTCGCAGGACCTGGGCCCGCTGTCGCGCGCCTGCTGCGTCGATCCGGCCGGCGTGGCGCAGGCCGCCGGCGTGCTGCGCCAGGCCCTGGCCGAGCGCCCTGCGCTGGCTATCGTGAACCGCTTCGGCGAGCTGGAGGCCGGCGGCGGCGGCTTCGTCGCCGAGCTGGCGGCGCTGGTGGGCGCGAACGTGCTGGTGCTCACCGCCGTCGCTCGCAAGCACCTGGCGGCGTGGCGCCGCTTCACCGGGGGCGAAGGCGTGGAGCTGCCGGCGCAGGCCCTGGCGCTGGGCTCCTGGTTCTCCGCGGCGGCGCGGCGCGGGGAGGGGGCGTGA
- a CDS encoding ABC transporter substrate-binding protein, which translates to MLGRRHLLGLAAALAAPAWPLRAQPQGGVVVARFGPMPPPAQVRRVFAAGPPAGVLVAALAPGKLLGWPMALPPQARALLGPALRGLPHTGRLAGRGSTVALESLLQLQPDLVLDAGTADATYVSTLRTASGQTGLPMALVQGRVADHGAQLREVGRLLGVAARGEALAGQADAILALAARLRAGVPLEQRPRVYYGRGADGLETGLGGSINVELLELCAGRNVAAAAGAGSLTRVSLEQILAWDPQVIVTQDAHFARRVQADPLWRAVAAVRTGRVHCAPALPFGWLDGPPGVNRLIGVRWLLERLHPGHALLAAQEPLADAVARFYQSFYGADLPAPALHELLEADA; encoded by the coding sequence ATGCTGGGCCGCCGCCACCTGCTGGGCCTGGCCGCGGCGCTGGCCGCACCGGCCTGGCCCCTGCGCGCTCAGCCGCAGGGCGGCGTGGTCGTGGCGCGCTTCGGCCCGATGCCCCCGCCGGCCCAGGTGCGCCGGGTGTTCGCCGCCGGGCCGCCGGCGGGCGTGCTGGTGGCGGCGCTGGCGCCCGGCAAGCTGCTGGGCTGGCCCATGGCGCTGCCGCCGCAGGCGCGCGCACTGCTGGGCCCCGCGCTGCGCGGCCTGCCGCACACCGGCCGCCTGGCCGGGCGCGGCAGCACCGTGGCGCTGGAGTCGCTGCTGCAGCTGCAGCCCGACCTGGTGCTGGACGCGGGCACGGCGGACGCCACCTACGTCTCCACCCTGCGCACCGCCAGCGGCCAGACCGGCCTGCCCATGGCATTGGTGCAGGGCCGCGTGGCCGACCACGGCGCCCAGTTGCGCGAGGTGGGGCGCCTGCTGGGCGTGGCCGCGCGCGGCGAGGCGCTGGCCGGGCAGGCGGACGCCATCCTCGCCCTGGCCGCGCGCCTGCGGGCCGGCGTGCCGCTGGAGCAGCGTCCGCGCGTGTACTACGGGCGCGGCGCGGACGGGCTGGAGACGGGCCTGGGCGGCTCCATCAACGTGGAGCTGCTGGAGCTGTGCGCCGGCCGCAACGTGGCCGCCGCGGCCGGCGCTGGCTCGCTCACCCGGGTGTCGCTGGAGCAGATCCTGGCCTGGGACCCGCAGGTCATCGTCACCCAGGACGCCCACTTCGCACGCCGCGTGCAGGCCGACCCGCTGTGGCGCGCCGTCGCCGCCGTGCGCACCGGGCGCGTGCACTGCGCGCCCGCGCTGCCGTTCGGCTGGCTGGATGGCCCGCCGGGCGTGAACCGCCTGATCGGCGTGCGCTGGCTGCTCGAGCGGCTGCACCCCGGCCATGCGTTGCTGGCCGCGCAGGAGCCGCTGGCCGATGCCGTGGCGCGCTTCTACCAGTCGTTCTACGGCGCCGACCTGCCGGCGCCCGCGCTGCACGAGCTGCTGGAGGCAGATGCATGA